A single region of the Musa acuminata AAA Group cultivar baxijiao chromosome BXJ1-11, Cavendish_Baxijiao_AAA, whole genome shotgun sequence genome encodes:
- the LOC135596929 gene encoding protein AGENET DOMAIN (AGD)-CONTAINING P1-like, with protein MAPPEGFRTGDEVEVSSDEDGFRGAYFEGRVVRSMPKLRRYTVDYDAIVDDADESRRLREIVDARHVRPRPPRRLPGVGRWVALHQLVDAFHNDAWWIGVVSAVPTGRQRRYRICFPPSREEMEFGTDELRAHLEWVDGEWVLPKSLAPEEGVPRTPYGIGTQVEVARLKESVPVAWFSAVVVKTIWNNCFLVEYINLRKDDGKESIREIVDSQHVRPCVLHVPIVKFDQLDGVEAFYENGWWPGVITKINAESWYTVKSIHWDKEREFCHTMLRLRYDLVDGQWTQKPQNMVMMDIGRGKMVEVSSDEEGFLGAWFTATVLESMGKDKFLVQYHNLKTDDETQLLTETVDALHIRPTPPEIPVDGEFRNLEEVDASHNDGWWVGVISKVLDGRRYMVYFRPWKEEMEFGHDDLRLHQDWINGRWVRASTKLL; from the exons ATGGCGCCGCCGGAGGGGTTCAGGACGGGGGACGAGGTGGAGGTGAGCTCCGACGAGGACGGTTTCCGCGGCGCCTACTTCGAGGGTCGGGTGGTCCGCTCCATGCCCAAGCTCCGACGCTACACCGTCGACTACGACGCGATCGTGGACGACGCCGACGAATCCCGCCGCCTCCGGGAGATCGTCGACGCCCGGCACGTCCGCCCCCGCCCGCCGCGCCGTCTCCCCGGCGTCGGACGGTGGGTCGCGCTCCACCAGCTCGTCGACGCCTTCCacaacgacgcgtggtggatcggGGTGGTGTCGGCGGTGCCCACGGGGCGCCAGAGGAGGTACCGCATCTGCTTCCCGCCCAGCCGGGAGGAGATGGAGTTCGGGACCGATGAGCTTAGGGCTCATCTCGAGTGGGTCGACGGGGAATGGGTTCTTCCCAAATCGCTGGCGCCAGAGGAG GGAGTGCCAAGGACACCGTATGGTATAGGAACTCAAGTAGAAGTTGCACGTCTCAAAGAAAGTGTTCCTGTTGCTTGGTTCTCTGCTGTTGTTGTCAAGACAATTTGGAACAATTGTTTCTTGGTGGAATACATAAACTTAAGAAAAGACGATGGTAAAGAATCGATCAGAGAAATTGTTGATTCACAGCATGTCAGGCCTTGCGTGCTCCATGTTCCCATTGTCAAATTTGATCAGCTAGATGGGGTTGAAGCATTCTATGAAAATGGATGGTGGCCTGGGGTGATAACTAAGATCAATGCCGAGTCATGGTACACAGTGAAGTCCATACATTGGGATAAGGAAAGAGAATTTTGTCACACAATGCTGAGGCTCCGATATGATTTAGTTGATGGGCAATGGACCCAGAAACCTCAG AACATGGTGATGATGGACATCGGAAGAGGAAAAATGGTGGAGGTTAGCAGTGACGAGGAAGGATTTTTAGGTGCTTGGTTCACAGCAACCGTACTCGAATCAATGGGAAAGGACAAGTTCCTTGTGCAGTATCATAATCTGAAGACGGACGACGAAACCCAGCTTCTGACCGAAACTGTGGATGCTCTGCACATCAGGCCCACTCCTCCTGAGATTCCTGTAGATGGCGAGTTTAGGAACCTggaagaagtggatgcatcccacAACGACGGCTGGTGGGTAGGGGTGATATCTAAGGTTCTTGACGGTCGTAGGTACATGGTCTACTTCAGGCCATGGAAGGAAGAGATGGAGTTTGGGCACGACGATCTGCGGCTTCACCAGGACTGGATCAATGGACGATGGGTAAGGGCTTCaacaaaattgctttga